Proteins encoded together in one Halorubellus sp. JP-L1 window:
- a CDS encoding ABC transporter ATP-binding protein, whose translation MALADARKTYQLGEPVHALDGVTIDVPRGSYTAVMGPSGSGKSTLMNLVGCLDTATSGRVFVDGEDVGAMSDRERTRLRGEKVGFVFQTFNLMPRLTALENVALPLVFRGVDRDERQARAADILDRVGLGDRLEHAPNELSGGQRQRVAIARALVNDPAILLADEPTGNLDSETGANILDLFDELHAEGNTIVMVTHERHVAERAERVVHLLDGQIERVEELPGESA comes from the coding sequence GTGGCGCTCGCGGACGCTCGGAAGACCTACCAGCTCGGCGAGCCCGTCCACGCGCTCGACGGCGTCACCATCGACGTCCCGCGAGGGTCGTACACGGCGGTCATGGGGCCGTCGGGGTCGGGGAAGTCGACGCTGATGAACCTCGTCGGCTGTCTGGACACGGCGACGTCCGGGCGCGTGTTCGTCGACGGCGAGGACGTCGGTGCGATGAGCGACCGCGAGCGAACGCGTCTGCGCGGGGAGAAGGTCGGATTCGTGTTCCAGACGTTCAACCTCATGCCGCGACTCACGGCCCTGGAGAACGTCGCGCTGCCGCTCGTGTTCCGCGGCGTCGACCGCGACGAGCGCCAGGCGCGCGCGGCCGACATCCTCGACCGCGTCGGCCTCGGCGACCGCCTCGAACACGCGCCCAACGAGCTCTCGGGCGGGCAACGCCAGCGCGTCGCCATCGCGCGAGCGCTCGTGAACGACCCCGCGATCCTGCTCGCGGACGAACCGACGGGGAACCTCGACTCGGAGACGGGCGCGAACATCCTCGACCTCTTCGACGAGCTGCACGCGGAGGGGAACACGATCGTCATGGTCACCCACGAGCGCCACGTCGCGGAGCGCGCCGAGCGCGTCGTCCACCTGCTCGACGGACAGATCGAGCGCGTCGAGGAACTACCGGGTGAGTCGGCGTGA
- a CDS encoding ABC transporter permease encodes MSWRAIRAHKLRSTLTTLGVVIGVAAVLTFVILGASLQAGVIGDVSPDDRENVYGWAAPPDTNGGPGAGAQPVFTPRDLERIEQEPAVEAAYGFQPVPTQTLSARNETVPRGSGVYATGPAYVDAEDVAQGRQFRAGEREAVLNPAAAALFDPNLSIGDEIAIQVPVVGTVNATVVGITEDAESRSPFEGFNPEPRVYVPTDPYVTDVTQADRTRFSLVVVEATDQGSVDDARDQALAYLNSSESDAAGFGDEDLAFNFQTSLELLDQFQELFDVLQNFVVGVAGISLLVGSIGIANIMLVSVTERTREIGIMKAVGAQRRDILQLFIVEAVVLGVVGSILGLVLGLVAGYGVAQLVGLEQLVVPWEWGAIAVVVGIAVGVLAGLYPAYNASKTDPIDALRYE; translated from the coding sequence ATGTCGTGGCGCGCGATCCGCGCGCACAAGCTCAGGTCGACGCTGACGACGCTCGGCGTGGTCATCGGCGTCGCGGCGGTCTTGACGTTCGTCATCCTCGGCGCGAGCCTGCAGGCGGGCGTCATCGGCGACGTGAGCCCGGACGACCGCGAGAACGTCTACGGGTGGGCGGCACCACCGGATACGAACGGCGGCCCCGGTGCGGGCGCACAGCCGGTGTTCACGCCGCGGGACCTGGAGCGGATCGAGCAAGAGCCGGCGGTCGAGGCGGCGTACGGCTTCCAGCCGGTGCCGACGCAGACGCTGTCCGCGCGCAACGAGACGGTGCCGCGCGGGAGCGGCGTGTACGCGACCGGGCCGGCGTATGTCGACGCCGAGGACGTCGCGCAGGGCCGGCAGTTCCGCGCGGGCGAACGCGAGGCGGTCCTGAACCCGGCGGCGGCGGCGCTGTTCGACCCGAACCTCTCGATCGGGGACGAGATCGCGATCCAGGTGCCGGTCGTCGGGACGGTGAACGCGACCGTCGTCGGCATCACCGAGGACGCCGAGTCGCGGAGTCCGTTCGAGGGATTCAATCCCGAACCGCGCGTGTACGTGCCGACGGACCCGTACGTGACCGACGTCACGCAAGCCGACCGCACGCGGTTCTCGCTCGTCGTCGTCGAGGCGACCGACCAGGGGAGCGTCGACGACGCACGAGACCAGGCGCTCGCGTACCTGAACAGCTCCGAGAGCGACGCCGCCGGGTTCGGCGACGAGGATCTCGCATTCAACTTCCAGACGAGCCTGGAGCTGCTCGACCAGTTCCAGGAGCTGTTCGACGTCCTCCAGAACTTCGTCGTCGGCGTCGCCGGCATCTCGCTACTCGTCGGCTCCATCGGGATCGCGAACATCATGCTCGTCTCCGTCACCGAACGCACCCGCGAGATCGGGATCATGAAGGCCGTCGGCGCCCAGCGCCGGGACATCCTCCAGCTGTTCATCGTGGAGGCGGTCGTCCTCGGCGTCGTCGGCTCCATCCTCGGCCTCGTCCTCGGCCTCGTCGCAGGGTACGGCGTCGCCCAACTCGTCGGCCTCGAGCAGCTCGTCGTCCCCTGGGAGTGGGGCGCGATCGCGGTCGTCGTCGGCATCGCCGTCGGCGTCCTCGCCGGCCTCTACCCCGCGTACAACGCCTCCAAGACCGACCCAATAGACGCACTGCGGTACGAGTGA
- a CDS encoding cation diffusion facilitator family transporter: MASSTSVVLAALVANGSIAIMKFVGYLLTGSPAMLSEVYHSISDTGNQVFLLVGIKYGGREASRSHPFGYGKAQFFYALLVSVMLFGIAGWESANHGLHALQHPEPVSTGTVTLPVVAAEIPNVWVNYTVLIGAIVFEAWAFAKAYKAIKIQMDRNGWTSIWEAFRKSSDITTLTALTEDTIAGAGAGIALAGVYASRVTENPVYDAASAFVIGLLLMGFAILLAWENKRLILGESLPEDAETPLRDAVANWDGVENVADFRTVFFGPQKLVVTADVAFDPSMDTEEIDDAITAIESKLKTMESSVKTVYIEPRVLGGEEGMAAGE, from the coding sequence ATGGCCTCCAGTACCAGCGTCGTCCTCGCGGCACTCGTCGCGAACGGCTCCATCGCGATCATGAAGTTCGTCGGCTACCTGCTGACGGGCAGTCCCGCGATGCTCTCGGAAGTGTATCACTCCATCTCGGACACCGGGAACCAGGTGTTCCTCCTCGTCGGAATCAAGTACGGTGGACGAGAAGCCTCCCGGAGTCACCCATTCGGGTACGGGAAGGCGCAGTTCTTCTACGCGCTCCTCGTGTCCGTGATGCTGTTCGGGATCGCGGGCTGGGAGTCCGCGAACCACGGCCTGCACGCACTCCAGCACCCCGAGCCCGTCTCCACGGGGACGGTGACGCTCCCGGTCGTCGCGGCGGAGATCCCGAACGTGTGGGTGAACTACACGGTCCTGATCGGCGCGATCGTCTTCGAGGCGTGGGCGTTCGCGAAGGCGTACAAGGCCATCAAGATACAGATGGACCGGAACGGCTGGACGTCCATCTGGGAGGCGTTCCGGAAGTCGAGCGACATCACGACGCTCACGGCGCTCACGGAGGACACGATCGCGGGGGCCGGCGCCGGCATCGCGCTCGCCGGCGTGTACGCCTCGCGCGTGACGGAGAACCCGGTCTACGACGCGGCGTCGGCGTTCGTCATCGGCCTGCTCCTGATGGGGTTCGCGATCTTGCTCGCGTGGGAGAACAAGCGCCTCATCCTCGGCGAGAGCCTCCCCGAGGACGCGGAGACGCCGCTCCGCGACGCCGTCGCGAACTGGGACGGCGTGGAGAACGTCGCTGACTTCCGGACGGTGTTCTTCGGGCCGCAGAAGCTCGTCGTCACCGCCGACGTCGCGTTCGACCCGAGCATGGACACCGAGGAGATCGACGACGCCATCACCGCGATCGAGTCGAAGCTGAAGACGATGGAGTCGTCCGTGAAGACGGTGTACATCGAACCGCGCGTCCTCGGCGGCGAGGAAGGCATGGCCGCGGGCGAGTAG